Proteins co-encoded in one Sparus aurata chromosome 18, fSpaAur1.1, whole genome shotgun sequence genomic window:
- the LOC115569308 gene encoding SLIT and NTRK-like protein 2, which yields MLSGVLFLSVLSVTSLTPSEKQSRKTTQICKSRCSCEERENIFNINCENKGFTTVSKFQAPPNKISQLFLNGNFLSRLSTNEFVSYGNVISLYLGNNGLQEIRTGAFNGLRFLKRLSLNNNNLEVIKKDTFSGLESLEYLQADHNYISAIERGALIKLNKLKVLILSDNLLLSLPPNIFLFVILTHLDLRGNRFKMLPFAGVLHHIGGIMEIQLEKNPWDCTCDLIPLKSWLDTISIFVGDIVCETPFRLHGKNITQLRKQDLCPCRKAGEHVHPPSDCHFQGALSPTYHPGRITPTRPPKASQTRSPVPMLCPSVCVCRTRNPHSSLNINCQERNLHNISELNPKPSYPKKLHLTGNYLQVIYRTDLTEYSSLELLHLGNNRIAVIQEGAFENLTKLRRLYLNGNYIESLSQSLFAGLQSLQYLYLEYNIIKDISPQTFNALHNLQLLFLNNNRLRSLPDNVFGGTILTILNLGNNHFSYLPVRGVLDQLSAFIQIDLQENPWDCTCDIMALKNWVELSSTSVVNNEITCNSPSKHAGHLLRSLRNEAICPEPSEVPPQQNPTPTKAPTLMGPATEPITPSSSSSSSSSSSSSSFSSVSPTESKMHTPELHPEVPLSVLIPCLFVVFTCLASFVVLVFVRKHLWINLRRAAA from the coding sequence atgCTGAGCGGCGTCCTGTTTCTGAGCGTCCTCTCGGTCACCAGCCTGACACCGTCCGAAAAGCAGAGCCGCAAAACCACACAAATCTGCAAGAGCCGCTGCAGCTGCGAGGAGCGGgagaacatttttaacatcaACTGCGAGAATAAAGGATTTACCACTGTCAGTAAGTTCCAGGCGCCCCCCAATAAAATCTCGCAACTTTTTCTAAATGGAAACTTCCTGTCACGGCTCAGCACCAATGAGTTTGTCAGTTATGGCAATGTCATTTCACTCTATCTCGGGAATAACGGCTTACAGGAGATCCGAACCGGCGCGTTTAACGGGCTGCGCTTCCTGAAGCGGCTCTCcttgaacaacaacaacctggAGGTGATAAAAAAGGACACCTTCTCAGGACTGGAGAGTTTGGAGTATTTACAGGCAGACCATAATTACATCAGTGCCATCGAGCGGGGTGCTCTCATTAAGCTGAATAAGCTCAAAGTGTTGATCCTGAGTGACAACCTGCTCCTTTCTCTGCCTCCcaatattttcctctttgtgatCCTCACCCACTTGGATTTACGTGGCAACCGGTTCAAGATGCTGCCGTTTGCCGGGGTCTTGCACCACATAGGTGGCATCATGGAGATCCAGCTGGAGAAGAACCCGTGGGATTGCACATGTGATCTGATTCCCCTCAAATCCTGGTTGGACACCATTTCCATCTTCGTGGGGGACATAGTGTGCGAGACGCCATTCAGGCTGCATGGCAAAAACATCACGCAGCTCAGAAAGCAGGATCTGTGCCCGTGCAGGAAAGCTGGTGAGCATGTTCACCCCCCCTCTGACTGTCACTTTCAAGGGGCCCTGTCCCCGACCTACCACCCTGGTAGGATCACCCCCACCCGGCCCCCGAAAGCCTCCCAGACGCGCTCCCCTGTGCCCATGTTGTGTCCgagcgtgtgcgtgtgcaggACACGAAACCCACACAGCAGCTTGAACATTAATTGCCAGGAGCGCAACTTGCACAACATCAGTGAGCTGAACCCCAAGCCCTCCTACCCAAAGAAACTCCACCTGACCGGTAACTACTTACAAGTGATTTACAGGACTGATCTGACCGAGTACAGCTCACTGGAGCTGCTTCATTTAGGAAATAACAGGATAGCAGTGATTCAGGAAGGTGCGTTTGAGAACCTAACAAAGCTCAGACGGCTCTATCTGAATGGGAATTACATTGAATCGCTTTCTCAGTCTCTCTTCGCCGGCCTGCAGTCGCTCCAGTACCTGTATTTGGAATACAACATCATCAAAGACATCTCACCACAAACATTTAACGCTTTACACAACCTGCAGCTGCTTTTCCTCAACAACAACCGGCTAAGGTCGCTCCCCGACAATGTTTTCGGTGGCACAATTCTGACAATACTCAACTTAGGGAATAATCATTTCTCCTACCTGCCGGTCCGAGGGGTCCTGGATCAGCTCTCAGCGTTCATCCAGATCGACCTGCAGGAGAACCCCTGGGACTGCACCTGTGACATCATGGCGCTCAAGAACTGGGTGGAGCTGTCCAGTACCAGCGTGGTGAACAACGAAATCACCTGCAATTCTCCCTCTAAACACGCGGGTCACCTGCTGCGCTCGCTCCGCAATGAGGCCATCTGCCCTGAGCCCAGCGAAGTGCCCCCGCAGCAAAATCCAACCCCAACAAAAGCCCCTACATTAATGGGCCCTGCCACGGAGCCtatcaccccctcctcctcctcctcctcttcctcctcttcttcttcttcttcttttagctCAGTCAGCCCCACCGAATCCAAAATGCACACTCCTGAGCTACACCCTGAGGTCCCACTTTCAGTCCTGATTCCCtgcctttttgttgttttcacctgtttGGCCAGTTTCGTTGTCTTAGTTTTTGTTCGGAAGCATTTATGGATAAATCTCCGGCGTGCTGCGGCTTGA